One window from the genome of Oligoflexia bacterium encodes:
- a CDS encoding response regulator: MTEEANTVQANFKVLIADDDGAGSRRLQDFLRERGFTVEVVPSGSAAKERIRDWKPNFVICDLTLSDGNAFQVLGWLKAEASIKIKPKVFVTSAHNIVKNIKECISLGATDYIVKPYKYEDILTRLVFHIQNKRELVHDANKEKVAKLEGADVYLHLLEIVLRETLSGRKQSEILLNITKMIAISLKAVRCSVVMISEDLQDGTVMASSDNRDAKGFKLDMNKYPEMLHVMNSQKAIVIEDLAYDPMLAKIKDLVKGISFNSMIVCPVSRNNTMYGVISARMDREHSKFNDRDIRFCQLIAQISSLMMSSGILMPHEYQDKAS, translated from the coding sequence ATGACTGAAGAAGCAAATACAGTTCAGGCTAATTTTAAAGTACTTATCGCCGATGATGACGGCGCGGGTTCACGTCGACTTCAAGATTTTCTTAGAGAACGTGGTTTTACTGTAGAGGTTGTTCCTAGTGGATCTGCTGCTAAAGAACGCATTCGCGATTGGAAACCAAATTTTGTTATTTGCGACCTCACTCTCTCAGATGGTAATGCTTTTCAAGTTTTAGGTTGGCTTAAAGCAGAAGCCTCAATTAAAATTAAACCAAAAGTTTTTGTTACTTCGGCACATAATATCGTAAAAAATATTAAAGAATGTATTTCCCTCGGAGCTACTGACTATATTGTAAAGCCTTATAAGTATGAAGACATTTTAACAAGACTTGTGTTTCATATCCAAAATAAAAGAGAACTTGTTCACGATGCCAATAAAGAAAAAGTTGCTAAACTTGAAGGTGCTGATGTTTACCTTCACTTACTTGAGATCGTGTTACGAGAAACTTTGAGTGGTCGTAAACAAAGTGAAATTCTACTTAATATTACAAAGATGATTGCCATATCACTCAAAGCGGTACGTTGCTCAGTAGTGATGATCTCAGAAGACTTGCAAGACGGCACTGTCATGGCCAGTAGCGATAATCGTGATGCTAAGGGTTTTAAATTAGACATGAATAAATATCCAGAAATGCTTCACGTCATGAATAGTCAAAAAGCAATCGTTATTGAAGATCTTGCCTACGACCCAATGTTGGCAAAAATTAAAGATCTCGTAAAAGGCATTTCATTTAACAGTATGATTGTTTGCCCTGTGAGTCGTAATAACACCATGTATGGTGTTATTAGTGCACGCATGGATCGAGAGCATTCAAAGTTTAATGATCGTGATATTCGCTTTTGCCAATTGATAGCCCAAATTTCAAGTCTCATGATGAGCTCTGGTATACTCATGCCTCATGAGTATCAAGATAAAGCTTCTTAA
- the tmk gene encoding dTMP kinase, whose translation MPFVTFEGIDGSGKSTLLKLFAQHLKQLGLPVEITREPGGSDLGRELREILLRPEGVPPCPEAELLIYEADRAQHVATKIRPWLDQNIWVLSDRFYDSSLAFQGAGRKLKTEDVIWLNQFATKGLKPALTVLTDCSVDVSQKRRQARKADRFENEKTQFHETVRQEFLAIAKKDPERFFIINSEKAPNELLQMLLTEVKKRGLL comes from the coding sequence ATGCCTTTTGTGACTTTTGAAGGTATCGATGGCTCAGGCAAATCGACCCTTTTAAAATTATTTGCTCAACATTTGAAGCAGCTGGGCTTACCCGTTGAAATTACAAGGGAACCTGGAGGCTCAGACTTAGGGCGTGAACTTAGGGAAATCTTATTACGCCCCGAAGGGGTGCCTCCATGCCCTGAGGCTGAACTCTTAATTTACGAAGCTGACCGCGCTCAGCACGTCGCGACAAAAATTCGACCCTGGCTAGACCAAAATATATGGGTTTTAAGTGACCGCTTTTACGATTCAAGCCTCGCTTTTCAAGGAGCCGGGCGAAAACTTAAAACCGAAGATGTTATTTGGTTAAATCAATTCGCAACCAAAGGTCTCAAACCAGCGCTCACCGTACTCACTGACTGCTCTGTCGATGTAAGCCAAAAAAGACGCCAAGCACGTAAAGCTGATCGCTTTGAAAATGAAAAAACTCAATTTCACGAAACTGTAAGACAAGAATTTTTAGCCATCGCCAAAAAAGATCCAGAAAGATTTTTTATTATAAATTCTGAGAAAGCGCCCAATGAATTACTGCAAATGTTGTTAACTGAAGTAAAAAAACGGGGGCTCCTATGA
- the holB gene encoding DNA polymerase III subunit delta' has translation MIFDKIVGHTSIVKALKEVLHSNRGRAPAFLFSGPSGVGKKLVALAWAQGLLCKQPNAPCGKCSTCDRISRSQHPDLLIVSPGESPTLKIEQIRDIQNFISLKSYEGAAKVVIIDEAQTMNAQSSNALLKTLEEPPAHCYFILVTSNKGALLSTIISRCQRVFFGSLSTQELKKIVPEAPDWALPLAQGRVDAVTKYSDDSFRKLKSSAFKVFKDIKHTRAFEGFTQMNELSDERESALFAIQCWGQIIKSAAALKLGAHPPLSSEEAVTAEELNTVYSPQTLLFLGQKILKLEQDIQANVNKNLAFEKFWIDAKQLAENEIKHG, from the coding sequence ATGATTTTTGATAAAATTGTTGGACACACATCAATTGTAAAAGCGCTTAAAGAAGTTTTACATTCAAATCGGGGGCGGGCCCCTGCGTTTTTATTTTCTGGCCCCTCGGGTGTCGGAAAAAAACTTGTAGCCCTAGCTTGGGCACAAGGGCTTTTATGTAAGCAACCAAATGCACCTTGCGGAAAATGCTCCACATGTGATCGCATTTCGCGCAGTCAACATCCCGATCTTTTAATTGTAAGTCCTGGAGAAAGCCCAACACTTAAAATTGAACAAATCAGAGATATTCAAAATTTTATTTCGCTCAAATCTTACGAGGGTGCAGCAAAAGTTGTAATCATCGATGAAGCACAAACCATGAATGCTCAAAGTTCTAACGCTTTACTGAAAACATTAGAAGAGCCCCCGGCTCATTGTTATTTTATTCTTGTCACATCTAATAAGGGAGCCCTTTTATCAACTATCATTTCTCGTTGCCAAAGAGTATTTTTTGGATCACTTAGCACACAAGAACTTAAAAAAATTGTGCCAGAGGCCCCAGATTGGGCATTGCCGTTAGCACAGGGGCGCGTTGATGCTGTTACAAAATACTCAGATGATTCTTTTAGAAAATTAAAATCTTCAGCCTTTAAAGTTTTTAAAGATATCAAACATACCCGTGCCTTTGAAGGGTTCACTCAAATGAATGAGCTCAGCGATGAACGCGAGAGTGCTCTATTTGCAATTCAATGCTGGGGGCAAATTATTAAATCTGCGGCAGCCCTCAAGCTAGGGGCACACCCCCCGCTTTCATCAGAAGAAGCCGTTACGGCTGAAGAACTCAATACTGTTTATTCTCCCCAAACACTTCTTTTTTTAGGACAAAAAATTCTTAAACTCGAACAAGATATCCAAGCCAATGTGAATAAAAACCTGGCATTTGAAAAATTCTGGATTGACGCTAAACAACTAGCAGAAAACGAAATAAAACATGGCTAA